The following proteins come from a genomic window of Paucimonas lemoignei:
- the bolA gene encoding BolA-like protein, producing the protein MTMQTRIESALAVFQPLHLQVLDESHMHSRGEQTHYKAVVVSDQFEGLNAVKRHQKVYGILGGLMGEFHALALHTYTPVEWAKTGAAPVSPTCAGGE; encoded by the coding sequence ATGACGATGCAAACCCGGATCGAGTCAGCACTGGCTGTGTTTCAACCGCTGCATCTGCAGGTGCTTGATGAGAGTCATATGCACAGTCGTGGGGAGCAGACGCATTACAAGGCTGTGGTGGTGAGTGATCAGTTCGAGGGGCTCAATGCGGTCAAGCGGCACCAGAAGGTCTACGGCATTCTGGGGGGCTTGATGGGTGAGTTTCACGCGCTGGCGTTGCATACCTATACCCCGGTTGAGTGGGCGAAGACTGGCGCTGCGCCGGTTTCGCCGACTTGTGCTGGGGGGGAGTGA
- the fumC-1 gene encoding fumarate hydratase, with protein sequence MSRTETDSLGPIEVPEDAYWGAQTQRSLINFAIGDQRMPLPVLHALALIKKAAARVNDRNGDLPADIARLIEQSANEVLAGDHDAQFPLVVWQTGSGTQSNMNVNEVIAGRANELAGQGRGGKSPVHPNDHVNRSQSSNDCFPTAMHIAAAQAVKEQLLPAIAELSTGLAEQSARHMKLVKTGRTHMMDATPITFGQELSGFVAQLDYAEKAIRATLPAVYELAQGGTAVGTGLNSPHGFAEAVAAELAALSGLPFVTAPNKFAALAGHEPLMALSGALKTLAGTLMKIANDLRLLGSGPRAGLAEVKLPANEPGSSIMPGKVNPTQCEALSMLACQVMGNDVTIGFAASQGHLQLNVFKPVIIHNLLESIRLLGDGCSNFNEHCIAGMEPDAAKMAEHLERGLMLVTALNPHIGYDKSAQIAKKAYTEGLTLREAALALGYLTDEQFDAWVRPENMLEAGSNG encoded by the coding sequence GTGAGCCGCACTGAAACCGACAGCCTTGGCCCGATCGAAGTCCCGGAAGACGCTTACTGGGGTGCCCAGACACAACGTTCACTGATCAATTTCGCCATTGGCGATCAGCGCATGCCCCTGCCTGTGCTGCACGCCCTGGCCCTGATCAAAAAGGCCGCCGCGCGAGTCAACGACCGCAACGGCGACTTGCCTGCCGACATCGCCCGGCTGATCGAACAGTCGGCCAATGAAGTGCTCGCAGGCGATCATGATGCTCAGTTCCCGCTGGTGGTCTGGCAGACCGGCAGCGGCACCCAGAGCAACATGAACGTCAACGAAGTGATTGCCGGACGCGCCAATGAGCTGGCCGGTCAGGGCCGTGGTGGCAAGTCCCCCGTGCACCCCAACGATCACGTCAATCGCTCGCAAAGCTCCAACGACTGCTTCCCGACGGCGATGCACATCGCTGCGGCGCAGGCCGTCAAAGAGCAGCTGCTGCCTGCCATTGCTGAGCTGTCCACTGGCCTTGCCGAGCAATCGGCGCGGCACATGAAGCTGGTGAAAACCGGCCGCACCCACATGATGGACGCCACGCCGATCACGTTCGGCCAGGAATTGTCGGGCTTTGTGGCGCAGCTGGATTACGCCGAAAAAGCCATCCGCGCCACCCTGCCCGCGGTCTACGAGCTGGCGCAAGGCGGTACGGCAGTGGGTACCGGATTGAATTCGCCCCACGGTTTCGCCGAAGCTGTTGCCGCTGAACTGGCGGCGTTGTCCGGGTTGCCGTTTGTCACCGCGCCTAACAAGTTCGCCGCACTGGCGGGTCATGAGCCGCTGATGGCACTGTCCGGTGCGCTGAAAACCCTGGCCGGTACATTGATGAAAATCGCCAATGACCTGCGCCTGCTGGGCTCCGGCCCGCGTGCCGGTCTGGCGGAAGTGAAGTTGCCCGCCAACGAGCCGGGGAGCTCGATCATGCCCGGCAAGGTCAACCCGACTCAGTGCGAAGCGCTGTCGATGCTGGCGTGTCAGGTGATGGGCAACGACGTGACCATCGGTTTCGCCGCCAGCCAGGGGCACTTGCAGCTGAACGTGTTCAAGCCGGTGATCATTCACAACCTGCTGGAATCGATCCGCTTGCTGGGCGACGGGTGCAGCAACTTCAACGAGCACTGCATCGCAGGCATGGAGCCCGATGCAGCCAAGATGGCGGAACACTTGGAGCGCGGCCTGATGCTGGTCACCGCGCTGAACCCGCACATCGGTTACGACAAATCCGCTCAGATCGCCAAGAAGGCTTACACCGAAGGCCTCACCCTGCGTGAAGCAGCGCTGGCCTTGGGCTACCTGACGGACGAGCAGTTCGACGCCTGGGTCAGACCGGAAAACATGCTTGAGGCGGGCAGCAATGGTTGA
- a CDS encoding NAD(P)H dehydrogenase (quinone), which yields MVDAKHGATRLEGDGKRILMIFGTPKSASLGHALGEAYAQGARGEGHVVRMLKLSALDFDPVLHNGYQQSQVLEHDLLEAQREIHWAEHLVLVYPVWWGGLPSLLSGFLDRVLMPGFAFKSHGRKSPANELLKGRTAELLVTMDTPPRYFRWVYGAPAHRQMMRNVLSFCGIKTKRLTEFAPVQTSTEEQRQQWLRQAEQLGKR from the coding sequence ATGGTTGATGCCAAGCATGGCGCGACACGGCTGGAAGGTGATGGCAAACGCATCCTGATGATCTTCGGCACGCCCAAAAGCGCCAGCCTCGGCCATGCCTTGGGTGAAGCTTATGCCCAAGGGGCACGGGGCGAAGGTCATGTGGTGCGCATGCTGAAACTGAGCGCGCTGGATTTCGACCCGGTGCTGCACAACGGCTATCAGCAAAGTCAGGTGCTGGAACATGACCTGCTTGAAGCCCAACGGGAAATCCATTGGGCCGAGCACTTGGTGCTGGTGTATCCGGTCTGGTGGGGCGGCTTGCCGAGCTTGCTCAGTGGTTTTCTGGACCGGGTACTGATGCCCGGTTTTGCCTTCAAGAGCCACGGCCGTAAAAGCCCGGCCAATGAATTGCTCAAGGGGCGTACGGCAGAGCTGCTGGTGACCATGGACACCCCGCCGCGCTACTTCCGCTGGGTTTATGGCGCTCCGGCGCATCGGCAAATGATGCGCAACGTGTTGAGCTTTTGCGGTATCAAAACCAAGCGTCTCACCGAGTTTGCCCCGGTGCAGACTTCAACCGAGGAACAGCGTCAGCAGTGGCTCAGGCAAGCCGAGCAACTGGGCAAACGCTGA
- the yhbE gene encoding membrane protein — MHVSSGRWLYGLCLALVTAFLWGILPVKLKQVLQVMDPVTVTWCRLMVSGSLLFMWLAYKRQLPSFKQLGNKGKGLVVLAVLGLVGNYILYLIGLKILSPGTAQLIIQVGPILLLAGSVFLFKERFTLAQGFGLLVLLVGFGLFFNQRLEELLTSMSEYTTGVLIVFMAATVWTFYGLSQKQLLTVWNSFQVMMVIYLFCALVITPWAHPMEVLQVSSLQGWLLLACCLNTLVAYGAFAEALAHWEASRVSATLALTPLVTFATVAIAAWLWPDFVQAEEINALGYGGAILVVVGSAVVALGPSLLAGLRARKARMAGQI; from the coding sequence ATGCACGTTTCTTCTGGCCGCTGGCTGTATGGCCTGTGTCTCGCACTGGTTACTGCGTTTCTCTGGGGCATCCTGCCCGTCAAGCTCAAGCAGGTATTGCAGGTCATGGACCCGGTCACGGTCACCTGGTGCAGGCTGATGGTGTCAGGCTCGCTGCTGTTCATGTGGCTGGCCTACAAGCGGCAACTGCCCAGCTTCAAACAGCTGGGCAACAAGGGCAAAGGCCTGGTGGTGCTGGCCGTGCTGGGCCTGGTGGGCAATTACATCCTGTACCTGATCGGCCTGAAGATTCTCAGCCCCGGCACCGCGCAACTGATCATTCAGGTGGGGCCGATCCTGTTGCTGGCGGGCAGCGTCTTTCTGTTCAAGGAGCGCTTCACCCTCGCCCAGGGTTTTGGTCTGCTGGTGCTGCTGGTGGGTTTCGGGCTGTTCTTCAACCAGCGCCTGGAAGAACTGCTGACTTCCATGAGCGAATACACCACCGGCGTGCTGATTGTTTTCATGGCAGCGACGGTCTGGACGTTTTATGGCCTGAGCCAGAAGCAGTTGTTGACCGTGTGGAATTCCTTCCAGGTGATGATGGTGATCTACCTGTTCTGTGCCTTGGTGATCACACCCTGGGCGCACCCAATGGAGGTGTTGCAGGTCAGTTCGCTACAGGGTTGGTTGCTGCTGGCCTGTTGCCTCAACACGCTGGTGGCCTACGGCGCCTTTGCCGAAGCGCTGGCCCACTGGGAGGCGTCGCGGGTCAGTGCAACCCTGGCGCTGACGCCACTGGTGACGTTCGCCACCGTGGCCATCGCCGCCTGGCTGTGGCCTGATTTCGTCCAGGCCGAAGAGATCAACGCGTTGGGTTATGGCGGGGCGATTCTGGTGGTGGTGGGGTCGGCCGTCGTGGCGCTCGGGCCGTCGTTGCTGGCTGGCCTGCGCGCTCGCAAGGCCAGGATGGCAGGGCAGATCTGA
- a CDS encoding DTW domain protein, whose amino-acid sequence MSKRARCERCLRPQSHCLCALIPQLDSRTRVLVLQHPGEVSHALNTGRLAALGLRNAQLLVGEVFEDLQAVLHPPGYQPRLLFPGEGAQQLVVDQADTLPTLLVVPDGTWRKARKMLHLNPLLAALPRVTLGDVPPSRYRLRKAPGPDALSTLEAITHALQILEAPKSFVPLLTPFEALIDQQIEAMGSDTYQRNHVEPLTRQAD is encoded by the coding sequence ATGAGCAAAAGAGCCCGTTGTGAACGTTGCCTGCGACCGCAGAGCCACTGCCTGTGTGCGCTGATCCCGCAGCTCGACAGCCGCACCCGGGTGCTGGTCTTGCAGCATCCTGGCGAGGTCAGCCATGCATTGAACACCGGGCGGCTGGCGGCGCTGGGGCTGCGCAATGCGCAGTTGCTGGTGGGCGAAGTGTTTGAAGACCTGCAAGCGGTGCTGCATCCCCCCGGCTATCAACCGCGGTTGTTGTTTCCAGGGGAGGGCGCGCAGCAGTTGGTGGTCGATCAGGCGGACACGCTGCCGACGCTGTTGGTGGTGCCCGACGGCACTTGGCGCAAGGCGCGCAAGATGTTGCATCTCAATCCGCTGCTGGCGGCGTTGCCACGGGTGACACTGGGCGACGTACCGCCTTCGCGCTATCGCTTGCGCAAGGCGCCGGGGCCGGATGCCTTGTCGACGCTGGAGGCCATTACCCATGCCTTGCAGATTCTGGAGGCGCCTAAGTCGTTCGTGCCGTTATTGACGCCGTTCGAAGCGCTCATAGACCAGCAGATCGAGGCTATGGGCAGCGATACTTACCAGCGCAATCACGTTGAACCGCTCACCAGGCAGGCTGACTAA
- the cmpR_4 gene encoding LysR family transcriptional regulator, giving the protein MPNALPDLKLLRIFASVVRHQGFASAQQELNLSTSAISTYMSQLEAALGIVLCHRGRGGFSLTSKGELFHQETLRLLGELEGFELYAAALKGELRGTLNLGVLDSTVSDRALPLAEVIGAYSAEHPAVHIHLSVMSPYELQLGVLDNRLDLAIGSFSTRMNGLLYQPLYREQHWLYCSNRHALFAERRIPEPVIAQQRMVGRGYWSQAELARHGFKHSAATVESMEAQLILVLSGAYIGYLPEHYAQSWADSGHLRVLLPATFGYQAPFSMIVRRGRSREPLIQTFRDLLKAQLNPA; this is encoded by the coding sequence ATGCCCAACGCCTTACCCGATCTGAAACTGCTGCGGATTTTTGCCAGTGTGGTGCGCCATCAGGGCTTTGCCAGCGCGCAACAGGAACTGAACCTGTCCACCTCGGCCATCAGCACCTATATGAGCCAGCTTGAAGCCGCGTTGGGCATTGTGCTGTGCCATCGCGGGCGCGGCGGGTTCAGCCTGACCAGCAAGGGTGAGCTGTTTCATCAGGAAACCCTGCGCCTGCTGGGCGAGCTGGAAGGTTTCGAGCTGTACGCCGCAGCGCTCAAAGGCGAACTGCGCGGCACCCTGAACCTGGGTGTCCTGGATTCGACGGTCAGTGACCGGGCACTGCCGTTGGCCGAAGTCATTGGCGCCTACAGCGCAGAGCATCCAGCGGTGCACATTCACCTGTCGGTGATGAGCCCTTATGAATTGCAGTTGGGCGTGCTGGATAACCGCCTCGATCTGGCCATCGGCTCGTTTTCCACCCGCATGAACGGCTTGCTCTATCAGCCTCTGTATCGCGAGCAACACTGGCTGTATTGCAGCAATCGCCATGCGCTGTTCGCCGAGCGGCGCATTCCCGAGCCAGTGATCGCCCAGCAACGGATGGTCGGCCGGGGTTACTGGAGCCAGGCGGAATTGGCTCGCCACGGTTTCAAGCACAGCGCGGCGACCGTGGAAAGCATGGAGGCCCAGCTGATCCTGGTGCTGTCCGGCGCGTACATTGGTTATTTGCCCGAACACTACGCCCAGTCCTGGGCCGACTCCGGGCACTTGCGCGTGTTGCTGCCCGCCACCTTTGGCTATCAGGCACCGTTCTCCATGATCGTCCGGCGAGGCCGAAGCCGCGAGCCGCTGATCCAGACCTTCCGCGATTTGCTCAAAGCGCAGTTGAACCCCGCATGA
- the gbh gene encoding agmatinase, with protein MEKIFHQPLGGNEMPRFAGIATMMRLPHLQSAAGLDAAFVGVPLDIGTSLRAGTRFGPREIRAESVMIRPYNMATGAAPFDSLSVADIGDVAINTFNLLDAVRIIEEAYDEIVSHNVIPLTLGGDHTITLPILRALHKKHGKIGLVHIDAHADVNDHMFGEKIAHGTTFRRAVEEGLLDCDRVVQIGLRAQGYTAEDFNWSRKQGFRVVQAEECWHKSLAPLMAEVREKVAGGPVYLSFDIDGIDPAWAPGTGTPEIGGLTTIQGIEIIRGCQGLDLIGCDLVEVSPPYDTTGNTSLLGANLLYEMLCVLPGVTHR; from the coding sequence GTGGAAAAGATTTTTCACCAACCACTGGGCGGCAACGAAATGCCGCGCTTCGCCGGTATCGCCACCATGATGCGTCTGCCGCACCTGCAGAGCGCTGCGGGTCTGGATGCTGCTTTCGTCGGCGTGCCGCTGGACATCGGTACGTCACTGCGTGCCGGAACCCGTTTCGGGCCACGGGAAATCCGCGCCGAATCAGTGATGATCCGCCCTTACAACATGGCCACTGGCGCCGCGCCCTTTGACTCGCTGTCGGTCGCCGACATCGGTGATGTGGCGATCAACACCTTCAACTTGCTGGACGCGGTGCGCATTATCGAAGAAGCCTACGACGAGATCGTCAGCCACAACGTGATTCCACTCACTCTGGGTGGCGATCACACCATCACCCTGCCGATCCTGCGCGCCCTGCATAAAAAACACGGCAAGATCGGCCTGGTTCACATCGATGCCCACGCCGACGTCAACGACCACATGTTTGGCGAGAAAATCGCCCACGGCACCACCTTCCGCCGCGCCGTGGAAGAAGGCCTGCTCGATTGTGATCGCGTGGTCCAGATCGGGTTGCGCGCCCAAGGCTATACCGCCGAAGACTTCAACTGGAGCCGCAAACAGGGTTTTCGCGTGGTGCAGGCCGAAGAGTGCTGGCACAAATCCCTGGCGCCACTGATGGCTGAGGTTCGCGAGAAAGTCGCCGGTGGCCCGGTTTACCTGAGTTTCGACATCGACGGTATCGACCCGGCCTGGGCGCCCGGTACTGGCACCCCGGAAATCGGCGGACTGACCACCATCCAGGGCATCGAAATCATTCGTGGCTGTCAGGGACTGGATCTGATCGGCTGTGACCTGGTGGAGGTGTCGCCTCCTTATGACACCACGGGCAACACGTCTCTGCTGGGGGCCAACCTGCTTTACGAAATGCTGTGCGTGCTGCCGGGCGTAACGCACCGCTGA